Proteins from a single region of Streptococcus mitis:
- a CDS encoding ABC transporter permease produces the protein MFKLWRRYKPFINAGVQELITYRVNFILYRIGDVMGAFVAFYLWKAVFDSSQESLIQGFSMADITLYIIMSFVTNLLTRSDSSFMIGEEVKDGSIIMRLLRPVHFAASYLFTELGSKWLIFISVGLPFLSVIVLMKILSGQEIVEVLGLTVLYLFSLTLAYLINFFFNICFGFSAFVFKNLWGSNLLKTSIVAFMSGSLIPLAFFPKVVSDILSFLPFSSLIYTPVMIIVGKYDASQILQALALQFFWLLVMVGLSQLIWKRVQSFITIQGG, from the coding sequence ATGTTCAAATTGTGGAGACGTTATAAACCCTTTATCAATGCAGGGGTTCAGGAGTTGATTACCTATCGAGTCAACTTCATTCTCTATCGGATCGGCGATGTTATGGGTGCTTTTGTGGCCTTTTATCTCTGGAAGGCTGTCTTTGATTCATCGCAGGAGTCCTTGATTCAGGGCTTTAGTATGGCAGATATCACCCTCTACATCATCATGAGTTTTGTGACCAATCTTCTGACCAGGTCGGATAGCTCCTTTATGATTGGGGAGGAGGTCAAGGATGGTTCCATTATCATGCGCTTGTTGAGACCAGTGCATTTTGCAGCCTCTTATCTTTTTACCGAGCTTGGGTCTAAGTGGTTGATTTTTATCAGCGTTGGCCTTCCATTTTTAAGTGTCATTGTTTTGATGAAAATCTTATCTGGGCAAGAGATTGTAGAAGTGCTGGGATTAACTGTCCTTTATCTCTTTAGTCTAACGCTGGCCTATCTGATTAACTTTTTCTTTAATATCTGCTTTGGATTTTCTGCCTTTGTGTTTAAAAATCTATGGGGTTCCAATCTACTTAAGACTTCCATAGTGGCTTTTATGTCTGGAAGTTTGATTCCCTTAGCATTCTTTCCAAAGGTTGTTTCAGATATTCTCTCCTTCCTGCCTTTTTCATCCTTGATTTATACTCCGGTTATGATTATTGTTGGGAAATACGATGCTAGTCAGATTCTTCAGGCACTCGCTTTGCAGTTTTTCTGGCTCTTAGTAATGGTGGGCTTGTCTCAGTTGATTTGGAAACGAGTCCAGTCATTTATCACCATTCAAGGAGGTTAG